The Agrobacterium cucumeris genome has a segment encoding these proteins:
- the ehuB gene encoding ectoine/hydroxyectoine ABC transporter substrate-binding protein EhuB has translation MHITKIAGLSALALAIGMTSASALTLEEVKSQGYIRAATANEVPYSYMQPDGTSAGIGPDVANAVLKSMGIVEVNWTVTPFGTLIPGLKARRFDFAAAEQNISPERCKQVSFTEPNSSYGEGLLVKKGNPKKLTTYADIAKDPSLKVAVVSGANNVDFLRAVGVKEEQIVFIPANADAIPTVQSRADAYAATELTVSELAKNQANVEQVTPFEDPVVKGNPVRNYGGFAFRPEDKELRDAFDAALVEFRKTDDYKKILSKYGLSEQSIAAAAEKKVADLCAGK, from the coding sequence ATGCACATCACCAAAATCGCCGGACTTTCCGCCCTTGCCCTTGCCATCGGCATGACGTCGGCCAGCGCCTTGACCCTCGAGGAGGTCAAAAGCCAAGGATATATTCGTGCCGCCACGGCAAACGAAGTGCCCTATTCCTACATGCAGCCCGACGGCACATCTGCCGGGATCGGCCCTGATGTGGCAAATGCGGTGCTGAAATCGATGGGTATCGTAGAGGTCAACTGGACGGTGACGCCATTCGGCACACTGATCCCCGGCCTCAAGGCCCGCCGTTTCGATTTCGCCGCGGCAGAACAGAACATCTCGCCCGAGCGCTGCAAGCAGGTCTCCTTCACCGAGCCGAACTCTTCCTACGGCGAAGGCCTGCTGGTGAAGAAGGGCAATCCGAAGAAGCTGACGACCTATGCCGATATCGCCAAGGATCCGTCCTTGAAGGTGGCCGTCGTCTCAGGCGCCAACAATGTCGACTTCCTGCGGGCAGTCGGCGTCAAGGAGGAGCAGATCGTCTTCATTCCGGCCAATGCCGACGCGATCCCCACCGTGCAGAGCCGCGCGGACGCCTATGCGGCCACGGAGCTCACCGTCTCCGAACTGGCCAAGAACCAGGCCAATGTCGAGCAGGTCACGCCATTTGAGGATCCGGTGGTAAAGGGTAACCCAGTCCGCAACTATGGCGGCTTCGCCTTCCGCCCAGAAGACAAGGAGTTGCGCGACGCATTTGACGCCGCTCTGGTCGAGTTTCGCAAGACGGATGACTACAAGAAAATCCTGTCCAAATACGGTCTGTCCGAACAGAGTATCGCGGCAGCGGCCGAAAAGAAGGTCGCCGATCTCTGCGCCGGAAAATAA
- the ehuD gene encoding ectoine/hydroxyectoine ABC transporter permease subunit EhuD — MMYGYEWDTTTWLTYTTSILPIILIGLTVTLKAAAAGFAIALVLGLVFALLRRSRVKLISWPTAVVVEFLRDTPLLVQLFFLYYVLPDFGIVLPAFLTGALALGLQYAAYTSEVYRGGIEAVHHGQWEAATALNLTRMQTYRDIIIPQAIPRIVPAMGNYLVAMIKETPVLSVVTVLEMMGLANMIGERTFEYLVPLTLVGLIFLLLTIICSAGLSRLQRALPKAGIPLR, encoded by the coding sequence ATGATGTATGGCTACGAATGGGACACCACCACCTGGCTCACCTACACAACCTCGATCCTGCCGATCATCCTGATCGGCCTGACGGTAACGTTGAAGGCGGCAGCCGCCGGCTTCGCCATCGCGCTGGTTCTGGGGCTCGTTTTTGCGCTGCTGCGCCGCAGCCGGGTCAAGCTGATCTCCTGGCCGACTGCCGTGGTTGTCGAGTTCCTTCGCGATACGCCGCTTCTGGTGCAGCTGTTCTTCCTTTATTACGTGCTTCCGGATTTCGGCATCGTGCTGCCCGCCTTCCTGACCGGCGCGCTGGCGCTCGGCCTGCAATATGCGGCCTACACGTCCGAGGTCTATCGCGGCGGCATCGAGGCCGTGCATCACGGCCAGTGGGAAGCGGCGACTGCACTTAATCTCACACGCATGCAGACCTATCGGGATATCATCATTCCTCAGGCCATTCCGCGCATCGTTCCGGCCATGGGCAACTACCTCGTCGCCATGATCAAGGAAACGCCGGTGCTTTCCGTCGTCACGGTTCTGGAGATGATGGGGCTTGCCAACATGATCGGCGAGCGCACCTTCGAATATCTGGTCCCGCTGACGCTTGTCGGCCTGATCTTCCTCCTTCTGACAATAATCTGCTCGGCAGGCCTCAGCCGCCTGCAAAGGGCGCTTCCAAAAGCAGGAATACCCTTGCGATGA
- the ehuA gene encoding ectoine/hydroxyectoine ABC transporter ATP-binding protein EhuA, with protein MTNTTNQPLIEFSDVTKRFGILTVLDQFNFSVTKGEKVTLIGPSGSGKSTVLRILMTLEPFQEGKLTLADISYHEQGGKGPFQASEKHLRQIRNHVGMVFQSFNLFPHMTVLRNIVEAPVRVLGIARAEAEARAIELLKMVGLADKKDHYPVQLSGGQQQRVAIARSLAMRPRVLLFDEPTSALDPQLVGEVLSVIRDLAHEHDLTMLLVTHEMRFAREVSDRVCFFDKGRICEQGAPEEIFGGPKEERTREFLSSVLR; from the coding sequence ATGACCAACACCACCAATCAGCCGCTGATCGAATTTTCCGACGTCACGAAGCGTTTCGGCATTCTGACGGTTCTCGACCAGTTCAATTTCAGTGTGACAAAGGGCGAGAAAGTAACGCTTATCGGCCCCTCCGGCTCCGGAAAATCAACGGTTCTGCGCATTCTCATGACGCTGGAACCGTTCCAGGAGGGCAAGCTTACCCTTGCCGACATCTCCTATCATGAACAGGGCGGCAAAGGCCCCTTTCAGGCCTCGGAGAAGCACCTTCGCCAGATCCGCAATCACGTCGGCATGGTCTTCCAGAGCTTCAACCTCTTTCCGCATATGACGGTGCTTCGCAACATCGTGGAAGCGCCGGTGCGGGTGCTGGGCATCGCCCGCGCAGAAGCGGAAGCGCGGGCAATCGAATTGCTGAAGATGGTCGGGCTGGCCGACAAGAAGGATCATTATCCGGTGCAGCTTTCCGGCGGTCAGCAGCAGCGCGTCGCCATTGCCCGCTCGCTTGCCATGCGTCCGCGTGTTCTGCTTTTTGATGAGCCGACCTCGGCGCTTGACCCGCAGCTGGTCGGCGAAGTGCTTTCCGTCATTCGTGATCTGGCCCATGAGCACGATCTGACGATGCTGCTTGTTACCCATGAGATGCGCTTTGCCCGCGAAGTGTCAGACCGGGTCTGCTTTTTCGACAAGGGCCGCATCTGCGAACAGGGGGCACCGGAGGAAATTTTCGGCGGGCCGAAAGAAGAGCGGACCCGCGAATTTTTGTCATCGGTTTTGCGATAA
- the ehuC gene encoding ectoine/hydroxyectoine ABC transporter permease subunit EhuC yields MDMTAYLPMMWQGAVVTMTITLAALVVGTLLAFFFGILRVEGGPILSRVALCYTEVFRGTSLLVQLFWFYYALPLVGLSFDPITTGILVLAAHAGGYGAEIVRGALSSVSVQQLEAARALNFTRMQTLFRISLPQAIVEMMPAFGNLAIETLKLSSLVSLISIADLTFAAQSIRNLTLDSTSIYSITLLCYFAMSLVLMVIIRVIEHFVRRGNVFPRTRHS; encoded by the coding sequence ATGGACATGACCGCCTACCTGCCGATGATGTGGCAAGGTGCCGTCGTCACCATGACGATCACGCTCGCAGCGCTTGTGGTCGGCACGCTGCTTGCCTTCTTTTTCGGGATTCTGCGTGTCGAGGGCGGACCGATCCTGTCCAGGGTCGCGCTTTGTTATACGGAGGTGTTTCGCGGCACCTCGTTGCTGGTTCAGCTCTTCTGGTTCTATTACGCGCTGCCGCTGGTCGGGCTGAGCTTTGATCCGATCACCACGGGTATTCTGGTGCTTGCCGCCCATGCCGGCGGTTATGGCGCGGAGATCGTGCGCGGTGCGTTGTCCTCCGTTTCCGTGCAGCAGCTGGAAGCAGCCCGCGCGCTGAATTTTACGCGGATGCAGACGCTGTTTCGCATCTCGCTGCCGCAGGCAATCGTCGAGATGATGCCGGCATTCGGCAATCTGGCGATAGAGACGCTGAAGCTTTCTTCACTCGTGTCGCTGATCTCGATTGCCGACCTGACATTCGCGGCGCAGTCGATCCGCAACCTGACGCTGGATAGCACCAGCATCTATTCGATCACGCTGCTCTGCTATTTCGCGATGTCCCTCGTCCTGATGGTCATCATCCGGGTGATCGAACACTTCGTCAGGCGCGGCAACGTCTTTCCGCGCACCCGCCATTCGTAA
- the doeB gene encoding N(2)-acetyl-L-2,4-diaminobutanoate deacetylase DoeB, whose amino-acid sequence MLSTAPRPSPITPSVDFDAKGVQHGHLRLPYSRDDSAWGSVMIPICIIANGEGPTALLTGANHGDEYEGPAALFELAHTLDPGEVSGRIIIVPALNYPAFRAGTRTSPIDRGNLNRSFPGRPDGTVTEKIADYVTRHLIPLADIVLDFHSGGRTLDFLPYAAAHELSDKTQETRCFEAVAAFAAPYSMKMLEIDAVGMLDTTVEELGKVFVTTELGGAGTASARSIDIARKGSLNLLRHAGILAGSLDVQPSRWLDMPSSDCFTFAEDDGLVAFVRDLGDAVTAGEIIARVYPVGKTGLAPVDYRASMHGVLAARHVPGLIKAGDCLSVIATVTENT is encoded by the coding sequence ATGTTGAGCACCGCTCCTCGCCCCTCGCCGATCACGCCCTCCGTCGATTTCGACGCGAAAGGCGTACAGCACGGTCATTTGCGGCTCCCCTATAGCCGCGATGACAGCGCCTGGGGTTCGGTGATGATACCGATCTGCATCATCGCCAATGGCGAAGGGCCGACAGCACTTCTGACCGGCGCCAATCACGGCGACGAATATGAGGGTCCGGCGGCACTTTTCGAGCTTGCCCATACGCTTGATCCAGGTGAGGTGAGCGGGCGCATCATCATCGTGCCGGCGCTCAACTATCCGGCCTTTCGCGCCGGCACACGGACGTCGCCCATCGACCGGGGAAACCTGAACCGCAGCTTTCCCGGCCGGCCTGATGGAACGGTGACGGAGAAGATCGCCGATTACGTGACCCGACATCTGATACCGCTTGCGGATATCGTTCTCGATTTCCATTCCGGCGGCAGGACACTTGACTTCCTGCCCTATGCCGCCGCTCACGAACTGTCCGACAAGACGCAGGAGACCCGTTGTTTTGAGGCGGTGGCTGCCTTTGCAGCGCCCTATTCGATGAAGATGCTGGAAATCGACGCCGTCGGCATGCTCGATACGACGGTCGAGGAACTCGGCAAGGTTTTCGTCACGACCGAACTTGGCGGGGCCGGCACGGCGAGCGCGAGATCGATCGACATCGCCCGAAAAGGCAGCCTCAACCTGCTGCGCCACGCCGGCATACTGGCTGGTTCGCTGGATGTTCAACCAAGCCGCTGGCTGGACATGCCCTCCAGCGATTGCTTCACCTTTGCCGAAGATGACGGGCTCGTCGCCTTTGTCCGCGATCTGGGAGACGCGGTCACGGCAGGTGAAATCATCGCCCGGGTCTATCCGGTTGGAAAAACCGGCCTCGCGCCAGTCGATTATCGCGCATCCATGCATGGCGTGCTTGCGGCACGCCACGTTCCCGGCCTGATCAAGGCCGGCGACTGCCTTTCCGTCATCGCCACGGTAACGGAGAACACATAG
- a CDS encoding Atu4866 domain-containing protein, translating into MLTGSETSAGSTPPQAHPYIGMWVTGDGHIRQELLANGRYDEARGNRKSAYQGRYVVTGNHIDYRDDTGFTADGTFIDDVLHHGGMIFYRER; encoded by the coding sequence ATGCTGACGGGGAGCGAAACCAGCGCCGGCTCCACGCCCCCGCAAGCTCACCCCTATATCGGCATGTGGGTGACAGGTGACGGCCATATCCGTCAGGAGCTTTTGGCCAATGGGCGTTATGATGAAGCCCGCGGCAACCGCAAAAGCGCCTATCAGGGCCGTTACGTCGTGACCGGCAATCACATCGATTACCGGGACGATACCGGCTTTACAGCAGATGGAACGTTCATTGATGATGTCCTCCACCATGGCGGCATGATCTTTTACCGGGAGCGGTGA
- the doeA gene encoding ectoine hydrolase DoeA (DoeA (degradation of ectoine A) is also called EutD (ectoine utilization D).), translating to MSITLNFTREEYAARLSKTRKAMEKAGIDLLVVTDPSNMHWLTGYDGWSFYVHQCVLVPPDGEPIWYGRKQDANGAKRTAYLAHDNIIGYPDHYVQSTERHPMDLLSQIIEDRGWSGLTVGVEMDNYYFSAAAFASLQKHLPNARFNDAAGLVNWQRAVKSPTELDYMRKAGKIVELMHKRIVDVVEPGMRKCDLVAEIYDAGIRGTAEFGGDYPAIVPLLPSGADASAPHLTWDDKPMRLGEGTFFEIAGAYRRYHCPLSRTVFLGKPTQAFLDAEKATLEGMEAGLSAAKPGNTCEDIANAFFAVLKKYGIIKDNRTGYPIGLSYPPDWGERTMSLRPGDRTELKPGMTFHFMTGLWLEDMGLEITESIAITETGVECLSNVPRQLFVKG from the coding sequence GTGAGCATAACGCTGAACTTTACGCGCGAGGAATATGCCGCGCGCCTGTCCAAAACCCGCAAAGCCATGGAAAAGGCCGGCATCGACCTTCTTGTGGTCACCGATCCCTCCAACATGCACTGGCTGACCGGTTATGACGGCTGGTCCTTTTATGTGCATCAATGCGTTCTGGTGCCACCGGATGGCGAGCCGATCTGGTATGGCCGAAAACAGGACGCCAATGGCGCAAAGCGCACGGCCTACCTCGCCCATGACAATATTATCGGCTATCCCGATCATTACGTTCAATCGACCGAACGCCACCCGATGGATCTGCTGTCGCAGATCATCGAAGACCGGGGCTGGTCCGGCCTCACCGTCGGCGTCGAGATGGATAACTACTATTTTTCCGCCGCCGCCTTTGCGTCGCTGCAGAAACATCTGCCTAACGCCCGCTTCAATGATGCGGCGGGTCTCGTGAACTGGCAGCGCGCAGTCAAGAGCCCGACCGAACTCGATTATATGCGCAAAGCCGGCAAGATCGTCGAGTTGATGCACAAGCGCATCGTCGACGTGGTGGAGCCCGGCATGCGCAAATGTGATCTCGTCGCCGAGATTTACGATGCCGGCATTCGCGGCACCGCCGAATTCGGCGGTGACTATCCCGCCATTGTTCCACTTTTGCCGTCCGGAGCCGACGCATCGGCGCCGCATCTGACATGGGACGACAAACCCATGCGCCTTGGAGAAGGGACATTCTTTGAGATCGCCGGCGCCTACAGGCGTTATCATTGCCCGCTATCGCGCACCGTTTTTCTCGGCAAGCCGACACAGGCGTTTCTCGATGCGGAAAAAGCAACGCTCGAAGGCATGGAAGCCGGACTTTCGGCAGCGAAGCCGGGCAACACCTGCGAAGACATCGCCAATGCCTTTTTTGCCGTGCTGAAAAAATACGGGATCATCAAGGACAACCGCACCGGTTATCCGATCGGCCTGTCCTATCCGCCTGACTGGGGCGAGCGCACCATGAGCCTGCGGCCCGGTGATCGCACCGAGCTGAAACCCGGCATGACGTTCCACTTCATGACGGGTCTGTGGCTTGAGGACATGGGGCTCGAAATCACCGAAAGCATCGCGATCACCGAAACGGGCGTCGAGTGCCTGTCGAATGTGCCGCGGCAACTCTTCGTGAAGGGCTGA
- a CDS encoding LysR family transcriptional regulator: MTPDLNTLSVFALVAELKSFSAAADRMGVSRSAVSQTIRRLEEMLGLALVLRTTRSVSLTEAGEGLYANIAPAIAEMSAAVEQAGELRESPNGLLRLTVSSIAENFLSGPLLAGFTAAYPDVHLDVVVTDEEFDIVAEGYDAAVRLGEVIDEDMIIVPISGDVRQLAVCSPDYLKGSSKPAHPKELAHHRCIGWRPAPRSAPYRWEFAEAGREFSVAVAPEITTNDMALMIRMAVAGAGITFGIEDTFRSWIDRGELVPLLEDYSPYFPGFYLYYPNRRNLAPKLRALIDHVKISRQRTRSL; encoded by the coding sequence GTGACGCCCGATCTGAACACTCTATCGGTCTTTGCGCTGGTGGCGGAACTGAAGAGTTTTAGCGCTGCGGCCGACCGTATGGGTGTGTCACGTTCCGCCGTCAGCCAGACAATTCGGCGGCTGGAGGAAATGCTCGGCCTGGCGCTGGTGCTGCGCACCACCCGCAGCGTCAGTCTCACCGAGGCGGGTGAGGGGCTTTATGCCAATATCGCGCCGGCCATAGCCGAAATGTCGGCGGCGGTGGAACAGGCGGGCGAATTGCGCGAAAGTCCGAACGGGCTGTTGCGGCTTACCGTTTCTTCCATTGCCGAAAACTTCCTGTCCGGCCCGCTTCTTGCTGGCTTCACCGCCGCCTATCCCGACGTTCACCTCGATGTCGTGGTGACCGATGAGGAGTTCGATATTGTTGCCGAAGGCTATGACGCCGCCGTGCGGTTGGGCGAAGTGATCGATGAGGACATGATCATCGTGCCGATATCCGGGGATGTGCGGCAGCTGGCAGTCTGTTCGCCTGATTATCTCAAAGGCAGCAGCAAGCCCGCTCACCCGAAGGAACTGGCGCATCACCGGTGCATTGGCTGGCGGCCGGCTCCGCGCAGCGCACCCTATCGCTGGGAGTTTGCGGAGGCCGGGCGGGAATTCAGCGTCGCGGTCGCGCCGGAGATCACCACCAACGACATGGCACTGATGATTCGGATGGCGGTGGCGGGAGCGGGGATCACCTTCGGCATCGAAGATACATTCCGCAGCTGGATCGATCGCGGCGAGCTGGTGCCGCTGCTTGAAGATTACTCGCCTTATTTTCCCGGTTTCTACCTCTATTATCCGAACAGGCGTAATCTGGCGCCCAAACTCCGGGCCCTGATCGATCACGTCAAGATATCGAGGCAACGCACGCGGTCGCTTTAA
- the eutC gene encoding ectoine utilization protein EutC: MSRIAILTENDLRAIIKLDLSSIDCVERAFAALATEAVAMPPILRLDIPEFRGEVDVKTAYVPGFEGFAIKVSPGFFDNPKLGLPSLNGLMILFSAKTGLVEALLLDNGYLTDVRTAAAGAVTARHLSREDASTATIFGAGMQARLQLEALMLVRPIRSARIWARNHDRAQELAGDFPREHGIEITALPDPRAAIRGADIIITTTPSEKPILFADWLEPGQHLTAMGSDAEHKNEIDPGVFARATYVADRLTQTRILGELHHAIAAGRVMPDQQFPELGAIIAGKAQGRVGRDQITFADLTGTGVQDTAIANLAFIRAREANSGQIIENSIKMGDAA; the protein is encoded by the coding sequence ATGAGCCGCATCGCCATCCTGACCGAAAACGACCTTCGCGCCATCATCAAGCTCGACCTGTCTTCCATCGACTGCGTCGAACGGGCCTTTGCGGCACTGGCCACCGAAGCCGTCGCCATGCCGCCGATCCTGCGTCTCGATATTCCAGAGTTCCGCGGCGAAGTGGATGTAAAGACGGCTTACGTGCCCGGCTTTGAAGGTTTCGCCATCAAGGTCAGCCCCGGCTTTTTCGATAATCCGAAGCTTGGCCTGCCGAGCCTCAACGGCCTGATGATCCTCTTCAGTGCGAAAACGGGACTGGTGGAGGCGCTGCTTCTCGACAATGGTTATCTCACCGATGTTCGCACCGCCGCAGCCGGCGCTGTCACTGCGCGCCACCTGTCACGCGAGGATGCCTCCACCGCCACGATTTTCGGCGCAGGCATGCAGGCACGGTTGCAGCTGGAAGCCCTGATGCTGGTGCGCCCGATAAGATCGGCCCGGATATGGGCCCGAAACCATGACAGGGCGCAGGAACTCGCCGGCGATTTCCCCCGCGAACACGGTATCGAGATCACCGCCTTGCCCGACCCGCGTGCCGCAATACGAGGCGCGGACATCATCATCACCACAACGCCATCCGAAAAGCCGATCCTGTTTGCCGACTGGCTGGAACCGGGCCAGCATCTGACCGCGATGGGATCGGACGCCGAACACAAGAATGAAATTGATCCCGGCGTCTTTGCCCGGGCGACCTATGTCGCGGACCGTCTGACCCAGACCCGCATTCTCGGCGAGCTGCACCATGCCATCGCCGCAGGGCGTGTCATGCCGGATCAGCAATTTCCCGAGCTTGGGGCGATCATCGCCGGCAAGGCGCAGGGAAGAGTGGGCCGTGACCAGATAACCTTTGCCGACCTGACCGGCACCGGCGTGCAGGATACCGCCATCGCCAATCTCGCCTTCATCCGCGCACGGGAAGCCAATAGCGGCCAGATCATCGAAAACAGCATAAAAATGGGAGACGCAGCGTGA
- the eutB gene encoding hydroxyectoine utilization dehydratase EutB has product MTIMKSENLSISADTFLLPVSLTDIEQAATRILGHVERTPLVRSGALSQGHGAPVHLKLETLQPVGAFKLRGAMNAILSLDDEARRRGLVTASTGNHGRAVAYAARKLGIPTTVCMSSLVPANKVEAIRALGADIRIVGTSQDDAQEEVERLTGSHGLTSIPPFDDVNVVAGQGTIGIEIVEDMPDLETILIPLSGGGLAGGIAVAIKALRPQARIIGISMERGAAMHASVSAGRPVSVREQETLADSLGGGIGLENRVTFALCRALLDEIVLVSEAEIAAGICHAAREEGLIVEGAGAVGFAAILSGKIKISGPTALIVSGGNIDPAIHKTIVEGAVA; this is encoded by the coding sequence ATGACAATCATGAAGAGCGAAAACCTTTCCATATCCGCTGACACATTCCTGCTGCCGGTCTCGCTGACAGATATCGAGCAGGCTGCCACGCGTATCCTCGGCCACGTGGAGCGGACGCCGCTGGTTCGCTCCGGTGCCCTGTCGCAAGGTCACGGCGCGCCGGTCCATCTCAAACTGGAAACCCTTCAGCCCGTCGGCGCCTTCAAGCTGCGCGGCGCGATGAATGCGATCCTGTCGCTTGACGACGAGGCACGCAGGCGGGGCCTTGTCACCGCCTCGACGGGCAATCATGGCCGCGCTGTCGCCTATGCCGCGCGCAAACTCGGCATTCCCACCACGGTCTGCATGTCGTCGCTCGTGCCGGCAAACAAGGTCGAAGCCATCCGTGCCCTCGGTGCCGATATTCGCATCGTCGGCACATCGCAGGACGACGCGCAGGAGGAAGTTGAACGCCTGACAGGCAGCCACGGCCTGACGTCGATCCCGCCCTTTGATGATGTGAATGTCGTGGCCGGTCAGGGCACGATCGGCATCGAAATTGTCGAGGACATGCCTGATCTGGAAACCATCCTCATTCCCCTCTCCGGCGGCGGCCTGGCGGGCGGCATTGCCGTGGCCATCAAGGCTTTGCGGCCGCAGGCCCGTATCATCGGCATCTCCATGGAGCGCGGCGCGGCCATGCATGCATCGGTCTCGGCAGGCAGGCCTGTCTCCGTGCGGGAGCAGGAAACACTGGCGGATTCGCTGGGTGGTGGCATCGGGCTGGAAAACCGCGTGACTTTTGCACTCTGCCGCGCGCTGCTTGACGAGATCGTGCTGGTTTCCGAGGCCGAGATAGCTGCCGGGATCTGCCATGCGGCACGCGAAGAAGGTTTGATCGTGGAAGGAGCCGGCGCCGTTGGTTTTGCTGCGATCCTGTCAGGCAAGATCAAAATCAGCGGCCCCACCGCCCTTATCGTATCCGGCGGCAATATCGACCCGGCCATTCACAAGACGATCGTCGAGGGAGCTGTCGCATGA
- a CDS encoding SDR family oxidoreductase, with protein MDKVVLITGASSGIGAGIARELGKAGAKLVLGARRTERLEELAKEIREAGNVQVAVSRLDVTNRADVADFAEKARETFGRVDVMINNAGVMPLSLMASMKVDEWDRMVDVNIKGVLHGIAAVLPEMTSRGSGHIINIASIGALSVVPTAAVYCATKFAVRAISDGLRQERPDLRVTCIHPGVVESELAETITDPAAAEAMKTYRAIALKPDAIGRAVRFAIEQPDDVDLNEIVVRPTAAA; from the coding sequence ATGGACAAGGTTGTTCTCATCACGGGAGCCTCCAGCGGCATTGGCGCGGGTATCGCGCGTGAACTCGGCAAAGCTGGTGCAAAACTAGTGCTCGGCGCCCGCCGCACGGAGCGGCTGGAGGAACTCGCAAAGGAGATCCGGGAAGCGGGCAACGTCCAGGTGGCGGTCAGCCGACTGGATGTCACCAACCGTGCCGACGTGGCCGACTTCGCGGAGAAGGCCCGCGAAACCTTCGGCCGGGTCGATGTCATGATCAACAATGCCGGCGTCATGCCGCTTTCCCTGATGGCCTCGATGAAGGTCGACGAATGGGACCGCATGGTGGACGTCAACATCAAGGGCGTATTGCACGGCATCGCGGCCGTGCTGCCGGAAATGACGTCGCGCGGTTCCGGCCACATCATCAATATCGCTTCCATCGGGGCGCTGTCGGTGGTGCCAACCGCGGCCGTCTACTGCGCCACGAAATTTGCCGTCCGGGCGATTTCGGACGGGTTGCGGCAGGAACGGCCGGATCTGCGCGTCACCTGCATTCATCCCGGTGTGGTGGAAAGCGAACTGGCGGAAACGATCACCGATCCGGCAGCAGCCGAGGCCATGAAAACCTACCGCGCCATTGCGCTGAAGCCCGATGCCATCGGCCGCGCGGTGCGTTTCGCCATCGAACAGCCTGATGACGTCGATCTGAACGAGATCGTTGTTCGCCCAACGGCTGCCGCCTGA